One genomic region from Nostoc sp. C052 encodes:
- a CDS encoding orange carotenoid-binding protein: protein MSFTIQAARSIFPDTQVANLVPTTVESFNQLRAEDQLALLWFAYTEMGVTITPAAMEVVNIVFAERTLTQIKQMPSGEQTQVMCDLVNHTDTDICRTYSSFGTNVKLGFWYQLSEWMKQGIVAPIPKGYQLSPKASDVLQAIRQMEGGQQLSILQDIVVNMGYAPTSGTQTVKEPVIAPKDIAPRVKLKIKGIDNLTVLSYMENMNAFDFQAAVALFAEDGALQPPFQEPIVGYESILAYMREECYGLKLIPEQGVSEPAEAEFTQIKVTGKVQTPWSGESIGINLAWRFLLNPQDKIFFVAIDLLASPQELLNLGIIR from the coding sequence ATGTCATTTACTATACAGGCTGCACGCTCCATTTTTCCTGATACTCAAGTTGCTAATTTAGTTCCAACTACTGTTGAATCATTCAATCAACTTCGGGCTGAAGATCAGTTGGCTTTACTTTGGTTTGCCTATACCGAGATGGGAGTCACAATTACTCCTGCTGCTATGGAGGTAGTCAATATAGTTTTTGCAGAAAGAACCTTGACTCAAATCAAGCAGATGCCATCTGGAGAACAAACGCAAGTTATGTGCGATCTGGTTAACCATACTGATACAGACATCTGCCGTACTTATTCGTCTTTCGGCACAAATGTCAAGTTAGGTTTCTGGTATCAGTTAAGTGAGTGGATGAAACAAGGAATCGTTGCTCCGATTCCCAAAGGTTATCAACTTTCTCCGAAGGCATCAGATGTTCTCCAAGCTATCCGTCAGATGGAAGGGGGTCAGCAACTGAGCATATTACAGGATATTGTCGTCAACATGGGTTATGCCCCAACATCTGGTACTCAAACAGTCAAAGAACCTGTGATTGCGCCTAAAGATATTGCACCACGAGTTAAGCTCAAAATTAAGGGCATCGACAACTTGACAGTCCTAAGCTATATGGAGAATATGAACGCTTTCGACTTCCAGGCGGCTGTGGCTTTATTTGCTGAAGACGGTGCTTTGCAACCCCCTTTTCAAGAACCAATTGTTGGTTATGAGTCGATCCTCGCATATATGCGTGAAGAATGCTATGGACTCAAGCTAATTCCTGAGCAGGGAGTGTCTGAGCCAGCAGAGGCAGAGTTCACCCAAATTAAAGTGACGGGTAAAGTGCAAACTCCCTGGTCTGGTGAAAGTATTGGCATAAATTTAGCATGGCGATTCTTGCTTAATCCCCAAGACAAAATTTTCTTTGTGGCGATTGATTTGTTGGCATCTCCTCAAGAACTACTCAACCTGGGCATTATCAGGTAA
- a CDS encoding pentapeptide repeat-containing protein, whose protein sequence is MDANEVLRRYAVGERNFRQADWRGISLAKANLSGVDLTGAHLNNADLRNCDLSDANLNWAGLKGANFSGANLKGAKMPDGRTHNDRLESANYFA, encoded by the coding sequence ATGGATGCCAATGAAGTTTTAAGACGATATGCAGTCGGAGAAAGAAATTTTAGACAGGCAGACTGGAGAGGGATCAGTTTAGCTAAAGCAAATTTGAGTGGGGTAGATTTGACTGGGGCACATTTGAACAACGCAGATTTGAGAAACTGTGATTTAAGTGATGCTAATTTAAACTGGGCTGGACTCAAAGGAGCCAATTTCAGTGGTGCTAATCTGAAGGGGGCAAAAATGCCTGATGGAAGAACGCACAACGATCGCTTAGAGTCTGCCAATTATTTTGCCTAA
- a CDS encoding AtpZ/AtpI family protein gives MIANQARRKLYAHQAKPHGGVLFGLGFVGLVGWSVVIPTLSGMALGIWIDFQFPSRFSWTLALMLAGLSIGCLIAWEWVSQEQQRMVRDQPPDDSPNQEERD, from the coding sequence GTGATCGCTAATCAAGCACGCCGCAAACTTTATGCTCACCAAGCGAAACCTCATGGTGGCGTTTTGTTTGGCTTAGGTTTTGTTGGCTTGGTCGGCTGGTCAGTCGTCATACCAACTTTATCAGGAATGGCACTAGGCATCTGGATCGATTTCCAATTTCCCAGTCGCTTCTCATGGACATTGGCACTGATGCTGGCAGGTTTAAGCATTGGTTGTTTGATTGCTTGGGAATGGGTATCGCAGGAGCAACAACGCATGGTAAGAGATCAACCACCCGATGATTCTCCCAACCAGGAAGAAAGAGACTGA